Proteins from one Streptomyces sp. NBC_00390 genomic window:
- a CDS encoding PPA1309 family protein translates to MSNVSSSGPPMAASPLTRAVLEIDEYASGLGWDQPARLFALVDTAKLRTQEPGLAAQLGLDGGEAAAPLTPVEQDEIPAGTALDEFLGTIAWPDAVAGCALTVERLMLPPSAESSVPDGLDEAALAKWVARHPDRQEVRMTVAVLRDGARESALRLREKDSPNEVLTGADLVPGLAEALTATFEA, encoded by the coding sequence ATGTCCAACGTTTCTTCCTCCGGCCCCCCGATGGCCGCGAGCCCGCTCACCCGCGCCGTGCTCGAGATCGACGAGTACGCCTCCGGACTCGGCTGGGACCAGCCCGCACGGCTCTTCGCGCTCGTCGACACCGCCAAACTGCGCACCCAGGAGCCGGGGCTCGCCGCCCAGCTCGGTCTTGACGGGGGTGAAGCGGCCGCGCCGCTCACCCCGGTCGAGCAGGACGAGATCCCGGCCGGCACCGCGCTGGACGAGTTTCTCGGCACGATCGCCTGGCCCGACGCGGTGGCCGGCTGCGCCCTGACGGTCGAGCGGCTGATGCTGCCGCCGTCCGCGGAGAGCTCGGTTCCCGACGGCCTCGACGAGGCGGCCCTGGCCAAGTGGGTCGCCCGTCATCCGGACCGGCAGGAGGTCCGGATGACCGTGGCCGTGCTGCGGGACGGTGCGCGTGAGTCGGCGCTGCGGCTGCGGGAGAAAGACTCCCCGAACGAGGTCCTCACCGGTGCCGATCTGGTTCCGGGCCTGGCGGAGGCTCTGACGGCGACGTTCGAGGCGTAG
- a CDS encoding YlbL family protein — protein MPRRTATMLASTLIFIALLCAGVFFPVPYSEMSPGPTVNTLGAAGGEPVLKISGRKTYPTSGNLNMTTVRVTGADYRMNLVEAVYGWLAHDNVVVPHDTLYPNGKTEEQSTQENAEEFSQSQESAKVAALRQLKIPVQSRVVVASVVKDTPAENKLHAGDVIRAVDGTAVKAPEDVAKLVVKHKPGENVVFTVVPADDAAAAEKAGKEPKGTEKVTITTVKAGGGKSRAIVGIQAGTDHTFPFGIDINLADVGGPSAGLMFALGIVDKLTPDRMTGGKFVAGTGTIDENGKVGPIGGIRMKLVGARNAGAEYFLTPKDNCAAAASDVPDGLKLVKVDTIGDAATSLAKIRSGDLSGLPACSAS, from the coding sequence ATGCCACGCCGCACTGCGACGATGCTCGCCTCCACGCTCATCTTCATCGCGCTGCTCTGCGCAGGGGTTTTCTTCCCCGTGCCGTACTCGGAGATGTCGCCCGGGCCGACGGTGAACACCCTGGGGGCCGCGGGCGGTGAGCCGGTGCTCAAGATCTCCGGCCGCAAGACCTATCCCACCTCCGGGAACCTCAACATGACGACCGTCCGGGTCACCGGGGCGGACTACCGGATGAACCTGGTCGAAGCGGTCTACGGCTGGCTGGCACACGACAACGTGGTGGTCCCGCACGACACGCTCTACCCGAACGGCAAGACCGAAGAGCAGTCGACCCAGGAGAACGCCGAGGAATTCAGCCAGTCCCAGGAGAGCGCCAAGGTCGCGGCCCTGCGGCAGCTGAAGATCCCCGTGCAGTCGCGGGTCGTCGTCGCCTCCGTCGTCAAGGACACGCCTGCGGAGAACAAGCTGCACGCGGGCGATGTCATCCGCGCCGTGGACGGCACGGCCGTCAAGGCGCCGGAGGACGTCGCGAAGCTCGTCGTCAAGCACAAGCCCGGCGAGAACGTCGTCTTCACGGTCGTCCCCGCGGACGACGCGGCGGCAGCCGAGAAGGCGGGCAAGGAGCCCAAGGGCACCGAGAAGGTCACGATCACCACGGTGAAGGCGGGCGGCGGGAAGAGCCGGGCGATCGTCGGCATCCAGGCCGGGACCGACCACACATTCCCCTTCGGTATCGACATCAACCTGGCCGATGTCGGTGGCCCCAGCGCGGGTCTGATGTTCGCCCTCGGCATCGTCGACAAGCTCACCCCGGACCGGATGACGGGCGGCAAGTTCGTGGCCGGCACCGGCACGATCGACGAGAACGGCAAGGTCGGGCCGATCGGCGGCATCCGTATGAAGCTGGTGGGCGCGCGCAACGCCGGCGCGGAGTATTTCCTGACGCCGAAGGACAACTGCGCGGCGGCCGCATCGGACGTGCCGGACGGCCTGAAGCTGGTGAAGGTCGACACCATCGGCGATGCCGCCACGTCCCTGGCGAAGATCCGCTCGGGCGACCTCTCCGGCCTGCCCGCCTGTTCCGCAAGCTGA
- a CDS encoding molybdenum cofactor biosynthesis protein MoaE: MARTNDHPGEQAAQDPIRLLAIRETPLSLDEVFAAVGDDAAGGTALFVGTVRNHDGGADVDALGYSCHPTAEAEMRRIAEKVAAEYPVRALAAVHRVGDLRVGDLAVVVAVSCPHRGEAFEACRKLIDDLKHEVPIWKHQKFSDGTEEWVGAC; encoded by the coding sequence ATGGCACGCACCAACGATCATCCCGGTGAGCAGGCGGCGCAGGACCCCATCCGTCTGCTGGCGATCCGCGAGACCCCGCTCTCCCTCGACGAGGTGTTCGCGGCTGTCGGTGACGACGCCGCGGGCGGCACCGCGCTCTTCGTCGGCACCGTGCGCAACCACGACGGAGGTGCCGATGTCGACGCCCTCGGCTATTCGTGCCATCCGACGGCCGAGGCCGAGATGCGCCGTATTGCGGAGAAGGTTGCCGCGGAGTACCCGGTCCGGGCCCTCGCCGCTGTCCACCGTGTGGGTGACCTGAGGGTCGGTGACCTGGCCGTTGTCGTCGCCGTGTCCTGTCCGCACCGGGGGGAGGCCTTCGAGGCTTGCCGGAAGCTGATCGACGACCTCAAGCACGAGGTGCCGATCTGGAAGCATCAGAAGTTCTCGGACGGCACCGAGGAGTGGGTGGGCGCCTGCTGA
- a CDS encoding SDR family oxidoreductase yields MSSPDPQVRAARNHSAAAAGRGPVVAVTGAATGVGDLLTRRLAASGEVKQVIAIDERRGEVSEAQWHILDVRDPAIAEKLRGADVVVHLALDLDLESDPAARTAYNVRGTQTVLTAAAAAGVHRVVLCTSAMVYGALPDNDIPLSEDAELRATAEATGVGDLLEVERLARRAPRAHPGLNVTVVRPAVLVGGTDTALTRYFESPRLLVVAGSRPTWQFCHVEDLVSALEYAALEKVEGELAVGCDGWLEQEEIEELSGIRRMELPSAVALGAAARLHRIGLTPSPAGDLAYTMHPWVVSVSRLHDAGWRPQWTNEEVLAALLEEVEGRHTVAGRRLGRKDATAAGAAGATVALLGTAALVRRARKARRRL; encoded by the coding sequence GTGAGTTCCCCAGATCCGCAGGTTCGCGCAGCGCGAAACCACTCAGCCGCTGCCGCCGGCCGTGGCCCCGTCGTGGCGGTCACCGGTGCCGCCACGGGCGTCGGCGACCTGCTCACGAGGCGTCTTGCCGCGTCCGGAGAGGTCAAGCAGGTCATTGCGATCGACGAGCGCCGCGGTGAGGTGTCCGAGGCGCAGTGGCACATTCTCGACGTACGGGACCCGGCCATCGCGGAGAAGCTGCGCGGCGCCGATGTGGTCGTGCACCTCGCACTCGACCTCGACCTCGAGTCCGATCCCGCCGCACGGACCGCCTACAACGTGCGGGGCACCCAGACGGTCCTGACCGCGGCGGCCGCCGCCGGGGTCCACCGGGTCGTCCTGTGCACGTCGGCCATGGTCTACGGGGCGCTGCCCGACAACGACATCCCGCTCTCGGAGGACGCCGAGCTGCGTGCCACCGCGGAGGCCACCGGCGTCGGCGACCTGCTGGAGGTCGAACGCCTGGCCCGCCGCGCGCCCCGTGCGCACCCGGGTCTGAACGTCACGGTGGTAAGGCCCGCCGTGCTGGTGGGCGGCACCGACACCGCGCTCACCCGGTACTTCGAGTCGCCGCGGCTGCTCGTGGTCGCGGGATCACGTCCCACCTGGCAGTTCTGCCATGTCGAGGACCTCGTGAGCGCCCTGGAGTACGCCGCTCTGGAAAAGGTCGAGGGCGAGCTCGCGGTCGGCTGCGACGGCTGGCTGGAGCAGGAGGAGATCGAGGAGCTCAGCGGTATCCGCCGCATGGAGCTGCCGTCGGCGGTCGCCCTGGGGGCGGCGGCAAGGCTGCACCGGATCGGGCTCACCCCGTCCCCGGCCGGAGACCTCGCGTACACGATGCATCCCTGGGTGGTCAGCGTCAGCCGGCTGCACGACGCGGGCTGGCGGCCGCAGTGGACCAACGAGGAGGTACTCGCCGCGCTGCTCGAGGAGGTCGAGGGCCGGCACACGGTCGCAGGCCGCCGTCTGGGCCGCAAGGACGCCACTGCCGCGGGCGCCGCTGGGGCGACGGTCGCGCTTCTGGGCACCGCAGCGCTGGTGCGGCGTGCCCGCAAGGCACGGCGCCGCCTGTAG
- a CDS encoding zinc-dependent metalloprotease yields the protein MSDTPFGFGLPPEEPEHGDEGKKKNPAGGGQGSGGSPADPFGFGFGDSGGDNPFAAMFGSLNPNDLGAAFQQLGQMLSYEGGPVNWDMAKQIARQTVSQGTPDGTKDVSVGPVDRTAVEEAVRLADLWLDGATSLPSGASTAVAWSRAEWVEATLPAWQQLVDPVAERVGLAMGDVLPEEMQAMAGPLIGMMRSMGGAMFGQQIGQAVGVLAGEVVGSTDIGLPLGPAGKAALLPLNIEALGKDLGVPKEEVRLYLALREAAHQRLFAHVPWLRSHLFGAVEGYARGIKVDTTKLEDVVGQFDPTHPEQLQEALQQGMFQPEDTPEQKAALARLETALALVEGWVDAVVHEAASSRLTSAAALRETLRRRRASGGPAEQTFATLIGLQLRPRRLRDASRLWASLTDARGMDGRDALWEHPDMLPTATDLDDPDGFVHREQLDFSELDKMLGEAASKGDEDGKGGKGTAEERGTGEKGDDEK from the coding sequence GTGAGTGACACCCCATTCGGATTCGGCCTTCCGCCGGAGGAGCCGGAGCACGGCGACGAGGGCAAGAAGAAGAATCCCGCCGGAGGTGGCCAGGGCTCCGGTGGGTCCCCGGCCGATCCGTTCGGTTTCGGTTTCGGGGACAGCGGCGGGGACAACCCCTTCGCGGCCATGTTCGGCTCCCTGAACCCGAACGACCTGGGCGCGGCCTTCCAGCAGCTCGGCCAGATGCTGAGCTACGAGGGCGGCCCGGTCAACTGGGACATGGCCAAGCAGATCGCGCGCCAGACGGTCTCCCAGGGCACGCCGGACGGCACCAAGGACGTGAGCGTCGGTCCGGTCGACCGGACCGCGGTCGAGGAGGCCGTGCGGCTGGCCGATCTGTGGCTGGACGGAGCGACCTCGCTCCCGTCGGGCGCGAGCACGGCCGTGGCATGGAGCCGCGCGGAGTGGGTCGAGGCGACCCTCCCGGCGTGGCAGCAGCTCGTGGACCCGGTGGCCGAGCGTGTCGGCCTCGCCATGGGTGATGTGCTGCCCGAGGAGATGCAGGCCATGGCAGGTCCGCTGATCGGGATGATGCGCTCCATGGGCGGAGCGATGTTCGGTCAGCAGATCGGACAGGCGGTCGGTGTGCTCGCGGGCGAGGTGGTCGGTTCGACCGACATCGGGCTGCCGCTGGGCCCGGCCGGCAAGGCCGCTCTCCTTCCGCTGAACATCGAAGCGCTCGGCAAGGACCTCGGGGTGCCGAAGGAGGAGGTGCGGCTCTATCTCGCCCTGCGCGAGGCCGCCCACCAGCGGCTCTTCGCCCATGTGCCGTGGCTGCGATCGCATCTGTTCGGTGCGGTCGAGGGCTATGCGCGCGGGATCAAGGTCGACACGACCAAGCTGGAGGATGTGGTCGGCCAGTTCGACCCGACGCACCCCGAGCAGCTGCAGGAGGCGCTGCAGCAGGGCATGTTCCAGCCGGAGGACACCCCGGAGCAGAAGGCCGCGCTGGCCCGGCTGGAGACCGCGCTGGCCCTCGTCGAAGGCTGGGTGGACGCCGTGGTGCACGAGGCGGCGTCGAGCCGTCTGACGTCCGCCGCGGCGCTGCGCGAGACGCTGCGCAGGCGCCGGGCATCGGGCGGCCCCGCCGAGCAGACGTTCGCGACACTGATCGGTCTGCAGCTGCGTCCGCGCAGGCTGCGGGACGCCTCTCGGCTGTGGGCCTCGCTCACCGACGCGCGCGGGATGGACGGGCGTGACGCTCTGTGGGAGCACCCGGACATGCTGCCCACGGCCACGGATCTGGACGATCCGGACGGCTTCGTCCACCGCGAGCAGCTCGACTTCTCCGAGCTGGACAAGATGCTCGGTGAGGCCGCTTCCAAGGGCGACGAGGACGGCAAGGGCGGCAAGGGCACCGCGGAAGAGCGCGGCACCGGCGAAAAGGGCGACGACGAGAAGTGA
- a CDS encoding NUDIX hydrolase, with the protein MSLHDDALLVLKGYEHQEELRRLYLDHLAAHPDAMWKACGAGHLTASALVIDPDRGRVLLTLHRKLGMWLQMGGHCEPGDETLALAALREATEESGISGLTLLPGGPVTLDRHPIPAPCTWHLDVQYAALAPAGAVAEISEESLDLRWFAYDEVPDVADASVVRLLERTRAAL; encoded by the coding sequence GTGAGCCTGCATGACGACGCCCTGCTCGTACTGAAGGGCTACGAGCATCAGGAAGAGCTGCGGCGGCTGTATCTGGACCACCTGGCGGCGCACCCTGACGCCATGTGGAAGGCCTGCGGAGCCGGGCATCTCACGGCCAGCGCCCTGGTGATCGACCCGGACCGGGGGCGGGTGCTGCTGACACTGCACCGGAAGCTCGGCATGTGGCTGCAGATGGGCGGCCACTGCGAGCCGGGGGACGAGACGCTCGCGCTGGCCGCGTTGCGCGAGGCCACGGAGGAGTCCGGCATCAGCGGTCTGACGCTGTTGCCGGGCGGTCCGGTGACCTTGGACCGGCACCCGATTCCCGCGCCCTGCACGTGGCATCTCGATGTGCAGTACGCGGCGCTGGCGCCCGCCGGAGCGGTCGCCGAGATCAGCGAGGAGTCACTGGACCTGCGCTGGTTCGCGTACGACGAGGTGCCGGACGTGGCCGATGCGTCTGTCGTGAGACTGCTGGAGCGCACCCGCGCGGCGCTGTGA
- a CDS encoding AIM24 family protein: MQSSLFSNTEQQSQDRYVVQNPQLLRVSLTGHDDILARKGAMVAYQGLVDFDGEYQTSSQRRARANTGEGLDLMRCSGQGTVYFANLAQYVHVVDVDQEGMTVDSAYVLALDSTLHTEVIAVDSQYGISGSGKYQLNISGRGKVALMTSGQPLMMQVTPDKYVSVDADAIVAWSSALRVQMQSQTHSTGVRRRRGNTGEGWELSFLGQGFALVQPSEVMPPQNADLGQGLRAQYGVGQHGSHSQNQNNAWN, from the coding sequence ATGCAGAGTTCGCTTTTCAGCAACACGGAGCAGCAGTCCCAGGACCGCTACGTCGTGCAGAACCCGCAGTTGCTGCGGGTCTCGCTCACCGGCCACGACGACATCCTCGCCCGCAAGGGCGCCATGGTGGCGTACCAGGGCCTGGTCGACTTCGACGGCGAGTACCAGACCAGCAGCCAGCGACGGGCTCGCGCCAACACCGGTGAGGGCCTGGACCTGATGCGCTGCTCGGGACAGGGCACCGTCTACTTCGCCAACCTCGCGCAGTACGTCCATGTCGTGGACGTGGACCAGGAGGGCATGACGGTCGACAGCGCCTATGTCCTCGCGCTCGACTCCACGCTGCACACCGAAGTCATCGCGGTGGACAGCCAGTACGGCATCTCCGGATCCGGCAAGTACCAGCTCAACATCTCCGGCCGGGGCAAGGTCGCGCTGATGACCTCCGGCCAGCCGCTGATGATGCAGGTGACACCGGACAAGTACGTCAGCGTGGACGCCGACGCGATCGTCGCCTGGTCGTCCGCACTGCGGGTGCAGATGCAGTCCCAGACCCACTCGACGGGCGTGCGCCGCCGACGCGGCAACACCGGTGAGGGCTGGGAGCTCAGCTTCCTCGGTCAGGGCTTCGCGCTCGTGCAGCCCAGCGAGGTCATGCCGCCGCAGAACGCGGACCTCGGACAGGGGCTGCGTGCGCAGTACGGCGTGGGCCAGCACGGTTCGCACTCCCAGAACCAGAACAACGCCTGGAACTAG
- a CDS encoding AIM24 family protein: MNQQLAGFAPTPIAARMENHGRTMLKVAMATGQDLYARAGSMVAYEGFVQYEPNPPAVRQVAAQWVTGEGAPIMKCSGDGLLYLADYGADVVVINLNNDSLSVNGTNLLAFDAHLQWGVEKVKGLAKFAGQGLWNVEIEGTGWVALTSRGTPIVVDCGRGEDETYVDPDALVAWSPNLKVKGKRSFKASSLIGRGSGEAYQMAFSGQGIVVVQPSEDSTDRLRIRG, from the coding sequence ATGAACCAGCAACTCGCGGGCTTCGCCCCGACCCCGATCGCGGCCCGGATGGAGAACCACGGCCGCACCATGCTCAAGGTCGCCATGGCCACAGGCCAGGACCTGTACGCGCGTGCCGGCTCGATGGTGGCCTACGAGGGCTTCGTCCAGTACGAGCCCAACCCGCCCGCCGTCCGCCAGGTCGCCGCCCAGTGGGTGACCGGCGAAGGCGCGCCCATCATGAAGTGCTCCGGTGACGGCCTGCTCTACCTCGCCGACTACGGTGCGGACGTCGTCGTCATCAATCTCAACAACGACTCCCTCTCGGTCAACGGAACCAATCTGCTGGCCTTCGACGCCCACCTCCAGTGGGGCGTCGAAAAGGTCAAGGGCCTGGCCAAGTTCGCCGGACAGGGCCTGTGGAACGTGGAGATCGAGGGCACAGGATGGGTCGCCCTGACCTCCCGCGGCACGCCGATCGTCGTGGACTGCGGCCGCGGCGAGGACGAGACCTACGTCGACCCGGACGCCCTCGTCGCCTGGTCCCCGAACCTCAAGGTGAAGGGCAAGCGCAGCTTCAAGGCCTCGTCCCTGATCGGGCGGGGCAGTGGAGAGGCCTACCAGATGGCCTTCTCGGGCCAGGGCATCGTCGTCGTACAGCCGAGCGAGGACAGCACCGACCGCCTGCGGATCCGGGGCTGA
- a CDS encoding TerD family protein translates to MAREFQRGHKAKISDLTPGTDLYVGVQIAAPGLTFDISCFGLDANEQLSDDRYFIFFNQPKSPEESIQLLGAQSGDTESFRVTLDRIPANIHKLSFTATIDGAGQMSQVGPGYIRIVAGGEEVVRYAFTGSEFSTERAVMLGDFYLKDVWRFAAVGQGFDGGLDALLKNFGGEVAEEQPGAQQPQAAAPSFAPPQAAAPAPVFGAPAPAPQAPQAAQPAPAFGAPGPAPAQPNPQMHAAPTVAAPLPPGTVPPPAPSPYGQPPQQPQFGQVPGQVPGQVPPGMPSPYGQQAPAPYGQQPPGMPPGGMPQGVPQGVPQAGAGLQAALQPYRETPTGQRWTPQNQQLMRVDLTMGGTPVLARQGSMVMYQGKVDFSYKGAGFAGRIVGNATGQEMQLMRCTGRGQVFLAEDGAHLHSIELQGDGICVSAENVLAFDESLQHEVRRIEGHGIPGGALFTMMFQGTGTIVVKTHGIPVVLPVTPTTFADCNAVVAWSAASQVILSSQVRLRRNAYPGHSGETVNLQFRGAPGNFIVVQPYEV, encoded by the coding sequence ATGGCCAGGGAATTTCAACGCGGCCACAAGGCCAAGATCAGTGATCTCACGCCGGGGACGGATCTGTACGTAGGTGTGCAGATCGCCGCTCCTGGGCTGACCTTCGACATCAGCTGCTTCGGACTCGATGCGAACGAGCAGCTCTCGGACGACCGGTACTTCATCTTCTTCAATCAGCCGAAGTCGCCGGAGGAGTCGATTCAGCTTCTGGGCGCACAGTCCGGTGACACCGAGTCGTTCCGCGTCACACTGGATCGCATCCCGGCGAACATCCACAAGCTCTCCTTCACCGCGACGATCGACGGCGCGGGACAGATGTCGCAGGTCGGCCCGGGGTACATCCGGATCGTCGCCGGCGGCGAAGAGGTCGTCCGGTACGCCTTCACCGGCTCGGAGTTCTCCACCGAGCGTGCGGTGATGCTGGGCGACTTCTATCTCAAGGACGTCTGGCGGTTCGCGGCGGTCGGCCAGGGCTTCGACGGCGGACTCGACGCACTGCTGAAGAACTTCGGCGGCGAGGTCGCCGAGGAGCAGCCGGGCGCGCAGCAACCGCAGGCCGCGGCACCCTCGTTCGCGCCGCCGCAGGCCGCCGCGCCGGCCCCGGTGTTCGGCGCACCGGCCCCTGCCCCGCAGGCGCCCCAGGCGGCGCAGCCCGCGCCCGCCTTCGGCGCCCCGGGCCCGGCGCCCGCGCAGCCGAACCCGCAGATGCACGCCGCTCCGACCGTCGCCGCGCCGCTGCCGCCGGGCACCGTGCCGCCGCCGGCGCCGTCCCCGTACGGACAGCCGCCGCAACAGCCGCAGTTCGGCCAGGTTCCGGGGCAGGTGCCCGGCCAGGTTCCGCCGGGCATGCCGTCGCCGTACGGTCAGCAGGCCCCCGCGCCCTACGGTCAGCAGCCCCCCGGCATGCCCCCGGGCGGCATGCCGCAGGGCGTTCCCCAGGGAGTCCCGCAGGCGGGTGCCGGTCTGCAGGCCGCGCTCCAGCCGTACCGCGAGACCCCGACGGGCCAGCGCTGGACACCGCAGAACCAGCAGCTGATGCGGGTCGACCTGACCATGGGCGGTACCCCCGTCCTCGCCCGTCAGGGCAGCATGGTCATGTACCAGGGCAAGGTCGATTTCAGCTACAAGGGCGCCGGTTTCGCGGGCCGTATCGTCGGCAATGCCACCGGCCAGGAGATGCAGCTGATGCGCTGCACCGGCCGTGGTCAGGTGTTCCTCGCGGAGGACGGCGCGCATCTGCACTCCATCGAGCTGCAGGGCGACGGCATCTGTGTCTCCGCCGAGAACGTCCTCGCCTTCGACGAGTCGCTGCAGCACGAGGTCCGTCGCATCGAGGGCCACGGCATCCCCGGCGGCGCCCTGTTCACGATGATGTTCCAGGGCACGGGCACGATCGTCGTCAAGACCCACGGCATCCCCGTGGTCCTGCCGGTCACGCCCACCACCTTCGCCGACTGCAACGCGGTCGTGGCGTGGTCGGCGGCATCCCAGGTCATCCTCTCCAGCCAGGTCCGGCTGCGGCGCAATGCCTACCCGGGCCACAGCGGGGAGACCGTGAACCTCCAGTTCCGGGGCGCGCCCGGCAACTTCATCGTCGTCCAGCCGTACGAGGTCTGA
- a CDS encoding M48 metallopeptidase family protein, translating into MPVDPSPRLAGETPPHGPGSQQRSATRHAPRGSGTSAVEVRRSARRSRTVSAYREGDRTIVLIPARMSEAEERRWVSVMLDKLAAQESKRVLGDAELTERAERLSAQYFDGRARPTSVRWVTNQNTRWGSCTPAEGSIRLSHRLQGMPEYVVDYVLVHELAHLLVPGHGPRFWRLLEAYPRTERARGYLEGVVSADRLPHLPAARGE; encoded by the coding sequence GTGCCCGTCGACCCTTCCCCTCGCCTCGCTGGGGAGACTCCGCCGCACGGCCCGGGGAGTCAGCAGCGCAGCGCGACACGCCACGCGCCACGCGGATCGGGGACGAGTGCGGTCGAGGTCCGCAGGAGCGCCCGGCGCAGCCGGACCGTCTCCGCCTACCGTGAGGGCGACCGCACCATCGTGCTGATTCCCGCCCGGATGTCGGAGGCGGAGGAGCGGCGCTGGGTCAGCGTGATGCTGGACAAGCTGGCTGCCCAGGAGAGCAAGCGGGTCCTCGGCGACGCCGAACTGACGGAGCGGGCGGAGCGGTTGTCCGCCCAGTATTTCGACGGGCGGGCCCGGCCGACGTCCGTGCGCTGGGTGACGAACCAGAACACCCGCTGGGGCTCCTGCACCCCGGCAGAGGGCAGCATCCGCCTCTCGCACCGTCTGCAGGGCATGCCGGAGTACGTCGTCGACTACGTGCTCGTCCATGAACTCGCCCATCTGCTGGTACCCGGCCACGGCCCGCGCTTCTGGCGGCTGCTGGAGGCCTACCCCCGTACCGAGAGGGCCCGGGGCTACCTGGAAGGCGTCGTCTCCGCCGACCGTCTCCCGCACCTGCCTGCAGCACGCGGAGAGTGA
- a CDS encoding ThiF family adenylyltransferase, translated as MHPMMKPALRRAWRDRQSVQFGVTPAHAVTVGPVDTATGSLIELLDGTRGLPLLREQARMIGLPDGQVDALVARLATAGLVDDATAGGPAADALRTRAGALERLRPDLASLSVIHPEPGGGMGRLVARRAIRVQVRGAGRVGATVAATLSAAGVGRIEVLDGGCAEPGDVAPGGLPGAAVGERRAVAARQLVRRTAPDRPPRAADTGTAGTGEPGLSLIVVAPRDGLSAYAPDPAGAEDWIATGTPHLYAGVVEATGVVGPLVLPGCSACAECLERGRAEQDPGRARLLAQWRSGRRRAAPPACDVALATTVAGLAAAHALSFLDGELPASVGARCEVSLPLLRWRSESVPPHLDCPCSAERKSERGRTLGFGPTHETMAEPSPSTV; from the coding sequence ATGCACCCGATGATGAAGCCTGCCCTGCGGCGAGCATGGCGAGATCGTCAATCAGTGCAGTTCGGGGTCACACCCGCGCACGCGGTGACGGTGGGCCCGGTGGACACGGCCACCGGCTCCCTGATCGAGTTGCTGGACGGCACCCGTGGCCTTCCGCTCCTGCGTGAGCAGGCGCGGATGATAGGGCTGCCGGATGGCCAAGTCGACGCGCTGGTGGCGCGATTGGCGACAGCGGGCCTGGTCGACGACGCGACGGCCGGGGGGCCGGCCGCCGATGCCTTACGCACCCGGGCCGGCGCGCTCGAACGGCTTCGGCCCGATCTGGCGTCACTGTCCGTGATCCACCCCGAGCCGGGCGGCGGGATGGGACGGCTTGTCGCCCGGCGGGCGATACGGGTTCAGGTGCGGGGCGCGGGCCGTGTCGGTGCCACGGTCGCGGCGACGTTGTCGGCGGCGGGGGTGGGCCGGATCGAGGTACTGGACGGCGGATGTGCGGAGCCTGGTGATGTCGCTCCGGGCGGGCTGCCCGGGGCAGCCGTCGGTGAACGGCGGGCGGTGGCTGCCCGGCAGCTCGTGCGGCGCACCGCACCCGACCGCCCTCCGCGCGCCGCCGATACGGGTACGGCGGGCACGGGCGAGCCGGGTCTGTCGCTGATCGTCGTCGCGCCACGGGACGGGCTGTCCGCGTATGCGCCGGACCCGGCGGGCGCTGAGGACTGGATCGCGACCGGGACTCCGCATCTGTATGCGGGGGTTGTCGAGGCGACCGGTGTGGTCGGCCCGCTGGTGCTGCCCGGCTGCTCCGCATGTGCCGAATGTCTGGAACGAGGCAGGGCGGAACAGGACCCGGGGCGGGCCAGGCTGCTGGCCCAGTGGCGCTCGGGACGGCGCAGGGCGGCGCCGCCGGCCTGCGATGTCGCCCTGGCCACCACCGTGGCGGGCCTGGCGGCGGCGCATGCGCTGTCGTTTCTGGACGGTGAGCTGCCGGCGAGCGTGGGAGCCCGGTGCGAAGTGTCACTTCCCTTGCTGCGCTGGCGGTCCGAGTCCGTCCCGCCCCATCTCGACTGTCCCTGCAGCGCGGAGAGGAAAAGTGAGAGGGGGCGCACCCTGGGGTTCGGTCCGACACACGAGACAATGGCCGAGCCATCGCCGTCAACGGTGTAA